Proteins from a genomic interval of Clostridium scatologenes:
- a CDS encoding TIGR01212 family radical SAM protein (This family includes YhcC from E. coli K-12, an uncharacterized radical SAM protein.): MQWGEKRYYSLNYFLRNKFHSKVFKISLDAGFSCPNRDGKISTGGCAFCSERGSGDFAGDRHFSIKHQFEDIKQIMSKKWKNGKYIAYFQAYTNTYAPVKVLREKYNEAINEEDVVGLAIATRPDCLSEEVLELLEEFNKKIYTWVELGLQTFNENTASKINRGYKLDVFEEAVRNLRKRNIDVVTHVIFGLPGETSEDMLNTVKYVCTQDIQGVKYHLLHLMKNTPLEDFYNRGELRFLEYEEYIDIICSAISITRSDIVIHRLTGDAPRNLLIGPVWSLKKWEVLNAIDKTLEKRKIYQGCRC, encoded by the coding sequence ATGCAGTGGGGAGAAAAAAGATATTATAGTTTAAATTATTTTTTAAGAAATAAGTTCCATTCAAAAGTATTTAAAATATCATTGGATGCGGGGTTTTCCTGTCCAAATCGAGATGGAAAAATAAGTACTGGAGGATGTGCATTTTGCAGCGAAAGAGGTTCTGGAGATTTTGCAGGAGATAGGCATTTTTCAATAAAGCATCAATTTGAAGATATAAAGCAAATTATGAGCAAAAAGTGGAAAAATGGCAAGTATATAGCCTACTTTCAAGCTTATACTAATACTTATGCACCTGTAAAAGTATTAAGAGAAAAGTATAATGAAGCAATAAATGAAGAAGATGTAGTAGGATTGGCTATAGCTACAAGACCTGACTGTCTTAGTGAAGAAGTTTTAGAACTTTTGGAAGAGTTTAATAAAAAAATTTATACTTGGGTGGAATTGGGACTTCAGACTTTTAATGAAAATACTGCGTCAAAAATAAACAGAGGATATAAACTTGATGTATTTGAAGAGGCTGTTAGAAATTTGAGAAAAAGAAACATTGATGTAGTAACCCATGTTATATTTGGATTACCAGGAGAAACAAGCGAGGATATGCTAAATACAGTAAAATATGTTTGTACACAAGATATACAAGGAGTTAAATATCACCTTTTGCATCTTATGAAAAATACACCTCTTGAAGACTTTTATAATAGAGGAGAACTTAGATTTTTAGAATATGAAGAGTATATAGATATTATATGTTCTGCTATATCAATTACACGATCTGATATAGTTATTCATAGGCTTACAGGTGATGCTCCAAGAAATTTGCTTATAGGTCCTGTGTGGAGTTTGAAAAAATGGGAAGTTTTAAATGCCATAGATAAAACGTTAGAGAAGAGAAAAATATATCAAGGCTGTCGATGTTGA
- a CDS encoding 2-phosphosulfolactate phosphatase family protein: protein MKVDLIISADDIKKDKVQGKAVVVIDMLRATSVIATAINNGCKSVIPVLTIEEALKVSNEDRDNYILGGERKALKIKGFDYANSPLEYKEDLVKDKILVMTTSNGTRAIKGSTGAKNILIGALINARAVANKLLDLDIDVQIVNAGTYGQFSIDDFICSGYIIDCLLEAPTDIELTDIAKTSHYVYSENKDITSFIHYASHYKRIKELNLEDDLKYCCTKDIIDIVPEYRNGIIKVYDEMYKKKTVV from the coding sequence ATGAAAGTTGATTTAATAATTTCTGCAGATGATATAAAAAAGGATAAAGTACAAGGAAAAGCTGTAGTAGTTATAGATATGCTAAGAGCTACATCAGTAATAGCAACTGCAATAAATAATGGATGCAAAAGTGTTATACCTGTGCTTACAATAGAAGAAGCTTTAAAAGTGAGCAATGAAGATAGAGATAACTATATACTTGGAGGAGAAAGAAAGGCGCTTAAAATAAAAGGTTTTGATTATGCTAATTCACCTTTAGAATATAAAGAAGACTTAGTTAAAGACAAAATTTTAGTTATGACTACTAGTAATGGGACAAGAGCAATTAAAGGAAGTACAGGGGCTAAAAATATTCTAATAGGTGCATTAATAAATGCTAGAGCTGTGGCAAATAAGCTTTTAGATTTGGATATTGATGTGCAGATAGTAAATGCAGGAACTTATGGTCAGTTTTCTATAGATGACTTTATATGTTCTGGATATATTATAGATTGTTTATTAGAAGCCCCAACAGATATAGAACTTACAGATATAGCAAAAACTTCTCACTATGTTTATTCTGAAAATAAGGATATAACTAGTTTTATACATTATGCCAGTCATTATAAAAGAATTAAGGAATTAAATTTAGAAGATGATTTAAAATATTGCTGCACTAAAGATATAATTGACATTGTACCTGAATACAGAAATGGCATTATAAAAGTTTATGATGAAATGTATAAGAAAAAAACTGTAGTTTAG
- a CDS encoding class I SAM-dependent rRNA methyltransferase has translation MACKFYLYKGMGRKAENGHPWIYTTEIEGYEGTYENGDIVEVYNFKGNFIGKGYINDVSKITIRIMTRDINEEIDKDFFRKKLFNAWIYRKKIIDTSSCRFLFGEADFVPGLIIDKYQDYYVIQSLALGIDKYKSIIVELLKEDFGAKGVYERSDVKVRELEGMEQTKGFLTEPFDTTFEIIENGVKYYVDIENGQKTGFFLDQKENRHAIHKICKDADVLDCFTHTGSFALNAGIAGAKSVLGIDISQLAIDDASKNAALNKLSDTVRFECHNAFDVLHQWANEGRQYDVVILDPPAFTKSRSTIKSAIRGYKEINLRGIKMVKPGGFLVTCSCSHFMSPELFKDTIANAAKDARRMLRQVEFRTQASDHPILWNSDESYYLKFYIFQVV, from the coding sequence ATGGCTTGTAAGTTTTATTTATATAAAGGCATGGGTAGAAAAGCCGAAAATGGTCACCCATGGATATATACTACAGAAATAGAGGGTTACGAAGGAACCTATGAAAATGGTGATATTGTAGAAGTATACAATTTTAAGGGAAACTTTATAGGTAAAGGTTATATAAATGATGTATCAAAAATCACAATAAGAATTATGACTAGAGACATAAATGAAGAAATAGATAAAGACTTTTTTAGAAAAAAGCTATTCAATGCTTGGATTTATAGAAAAAAAATTATAGACACTTCAAGCTGCAGATTTCTATTTGGAGAAGCTGACTTTGTACCTGGTCTTATAATTGATAAATATCAAGATTATTATGTTATTCAATCTTTAGCTCTTGGAATCGATAAATATAAATCTATTATAGTTGAATTGCTCAAAGAAGATTTTGGCGCAAAAGGTGTTTACGAACGAAGTGACGTAAAAGTTCGTGAGCTTGAAGGCATGGAACAAACAAAAGGATTCCTAACAGAACCTTTTGATACTACATTCGAAATTATTGAAAATGGCGTTAAATATTATGTTGATATCGAAAATGGTCAAAAAACAGGTTTCTTTTTAGATCAAAAAGAAAATCGACATGCTATACATAAAATTTGTAAAGATGCCGATGTTTTAGATTGCTTTACTCATACCGGTTCTTTTGCTCTAAATGCGGGCATCGCTGGTGCTAAAAGTGTCTTAGGAATTGACATATCACAACTTGCTATAGACGATGCATCTAAAAATGCTGCGCTTAATAAATTATCTGACACAGTTAGATTCGAATGTCACAACGCTTTCGATGTTCTTCACCAATGGGCAAATGAAGGAAGACAATATGATGTAGTTATACTTGATCCTCCTGCTTTCACAAAATCAAGGTCAACTATAAAAAGCGCTATTAGAGGATATAAAGAAATTAATTTAAGAGGTATAAAAATGGTAAAACCAGGTGGCTTTTTAGTTACTTGTTCATGTTCTCATTTTATGTCTCCTGAACTCTTTAAAGATACTATTGCAAATGCGGCAAAAGATGCAAGAAGAATGTTAAGACAAGTTGAGTTCAGAACTCAAGCTTCAGACCACCCAATACTCTGGAATTCCGACGAATCTTATTATTTAAAATTTTATATATTCCAAGTTGTATAA
- the abc-f gene encoding ribosomal protection-like ABC-F family protein, giving the protein MSILTVKNLSHGFGDRAIFEDVSFRLLKGEHVGLIGANGEGKSTFMNIITGKLMPDEGSIEWSNRVRVGYMDQHVQLQKGQTIRDVLKQAFDYLFDLEKEMIGITDKMGQASPEELEKLLDQMGTIQDLLDNNGFYVIDVKVEEVAGGLGLKDVGLDKDVSDLSGGQRTKVLLAKLLLENPDILLLDEPTNYLDEQHIEWLKIYLQNYENAFILISHDIPFLNSVINLIYHMENKQLTRYVGDYDNFMRVYEANKKQLEAAYERQQKEIAKLEDFVARNKARVATTGMARARQKKLDKIDRIEIAKEKVKPEFNFKAARASGKVIFETTDLVIGYDEPLSKPLNLRMERGDKIALVGANGLGKSTLLKSLLGQIKPISGKAELGDYQYIGYFEQESKETNYNTCIEELWQDFPSFSQYEVRAALAKCGLTTKHIESKIMVLSGGEQAKVRLCKIINRETNILILDEPTNHLDVDAKEELKRSLKEYKGSILLVCHEPEFYRDVVTDIWNCEEWTTKIY; this is encoded by the coding sequence ATGAGTATATTAACTGTTAAAAATTTAAGTCATGGTTTTGGAGATAGAGCCATATTTGAAGATGTATCATTTAGACTATTAAAGGGAGAACATGTAGGACTTATAGGAGCTAATGGAGAAGGTAAGTCAACATTTATGAATATAATTACAGGAAAGCTTATGCCTGATGAGGGAAGTATAGAATGGTCTAATAGAGTTAGGGTTGGATACATGGATCAACATGTACAATTACAAAAAGGACAAACTATAAGAGATGTATTAAAGCAAGCATTTGACTATCTTTTTGATCTTGAAAAAGAAATGATAGGGATAACAGATAAGATGGGACAAGCGTCACCAGAAGAGTTGGAAAAGCTTTTAGATCAAATGGGTACTATTCAGGACTTACTTGATAACAATGGATTTTATGTTATAGATGTAAAAGTTGAGGAAGTAGCAGGAGGACTTGGACTTAAAGATGTAGGTCTTGATAAAGATGTATCAGATTTAAGTGGTGGACAAAGAACAAAAGTATTACTTGCAAAATTATTACTTGAAAATCCAGATATATTACTTTTAGACGAGCCTACAAATTATTTGGATGAACAGCATATAGAATGGTTGAAAATATACTTACAAAATTATGAAAATGCATTTATTCTTATATCTCATGATATTCCTTTCTTGAACAGTGTAATAAATTTAATATATCATATGGAAAACAAGCAGCTTACAAGATATGTAGGAGATTATGATAATTTCATGAGAGTATATGAAGCAAATAAAAAACAATTGGAAGCAGCATATGAAAGACAGCAAAAGGAAATAGCAAAACTTGAAGATTTCGTAGCTAGAAATAAAGCAAGGGTAGCTACTACTGGAATGGCTAGAGCAAGGCAAAAAAAGTTAGATAAAATAGATAGAATAGAAATTGCTAAAGAAAAAGTAAAACCTGAATTTAACTTTAAAGCAGCTAGGGCTTCTGGAAAGGTTATATTTGAAACTACAGATTTAGTAATAGGTTATGATGAACCTCTTTCAAAACCTTTAAATTTAAGAATGGAGAGAGGAGATAAGATAGCTTTAGTTGGAGCTAATGGATTAGGTAAAAGTACTTTACTAAAAAGTTTATTAGGGCAGATAAAGCCTATATCAGGAAAAGCTGAGTTAGGAGATTATCAGTATATAGGATATTTTGAACAAGAGAGCAAGGAAACAAATTATAATACTTGTATAGAAGAGTTGTGGCAGGATTTCCCTTCATTTAGTCAATATGAAGTTAGAGCAGCTTTAGCTAAATGTGGCCTTACAACTAAACATATAGAAAGTAAGATAATGGTTTTAAGTGGTGGAGAGCAAGCAAAGGTAAGATTATGTAAGATTATAAATAGAGAAACTAATATATTAATATTAGATGAGCCTACAAATCATTTGGATGTAGATGCAAAGGAAGAATTAAAAAGATCACTAAAAGAATATAAAGGAAGTATTTTATTAGTATGTCATGAGCCAGAATTTTATAGAGATGTGGTTACTGATATTTGGAATTGTGAAGAGTGGACAACTAAGATATATTAA
- a CDS encoding GW dipeptide domain-containing protein, with translation MLLLLFVLLVGGALFMAYYFTNQIYNQKKQIILLKQQNNNLTKKAKWNKDSNLIVQYITPNFTEAFVNDNCELYICPMDNSATLNSLSKNTSVKILCSVKIKNELWYEISISSNRNINNRGWIKDRFISISVN, from the coding sequence ATGTTACTTTTATTATTTGTACTTCTTGTAGGTGGAGCTTTATTTATGGCATATTATTTTACTAATCAAATATACAATCAAAAAAAACAAATAATATTACTAAAGCAACAAAATAATAATTTAACAAAAAAAGCAAAATGGAATAAAGATTCAAACTTAATTGTGCAATATATAACCCCTAATTTTACTGAAGCATTCGTTAACGATAATTGTGAATTATATATTTGTCCAATGGATAACTCAGCAACACTTAACTCATTATCGAAAAATACTAGCGTAAAAATACTATGTAGTGTAAAAATTAAAAATGAATTGTGGTATGAAATTTCTATTTCAAGTAATAGAAATATTAATAATAGAGGCTGGATAAAAGACAGATTTATTAGCATTTCTGTAAACTAA
- a CDS encoding LytR/AlgR family response regulator transcription factor: MLKIAICEDEINQRQGIVSIIKKYLNLAQKQHKIVEFSNGEELMISVLDFDIYFLDILMNKITGIDVAKKIRCINEKAIIIFISGIKDYVFEAFDVRAFNYILKPINEEKFKKVLYSALESIVKRDKFIIAKTISQKTKICLKDIMYVESEKRKLKIHTTYDIIEYYYKLYDIEKELSGGNFFRCHKSYIVNFKYVYSYDNTFITLKNLEKIYISKYKLNDFSKAFMYYLKNEEQ; the protein is encoded by the coding sequence ATGCTAAAAATAGCTATTTGTGAGGATGAAATTAATCAGAGGCAAGGAATAGTTAGTATAATAAAAAAATATCTAAATTTAGCACAAAAGCAACATAAGATAGTTGAATTTTCCAATGGCGAAGAGTTAATGATATCAGTTTTAGATTTTGACATATATTTTTTAGATATACTTATGAATAAAATTACAGGCATAGATGTTGCAAAAAAAATAAGGTGTATAAATGAGAAGGCTATTATTATATTTATATCAGGAATTAAAGACTATGTTTTTGAAGCTTTTGATGTAAGAGCTTTTAATTATATTCTAAAACCTATTAACGAAGAAAAATTTAAAAAAGTTTTGTATTCAGCCTTGGAATCAATTGTTAAAAGAGATAAGTTTATAATTGCTAAAACTATTAGTCAAAAAACGAAGATTTGTTTAAAAGATATAATGTATGTAGAATCGGAAAAAAGAAAATTAAAGATACATACAACTTACGATATTATTGAATATTATTATAAACTTTATGATATAGAAAAGGAACTTTCTGGAGGTAATTTTTTTAGATGTCATAAAAGCTATATTGTGAATTTTAAGTATGTTTATAGTTATGATAATACTTTTATAACTTTAAAAAATTTAGAGAAAATATATATTTCTAAATACAAACTAAATGATTTCTCTAAAGCATTTATGTATTATTTGAAAAACGAGGAACAATAA
- a CDS encoding sensor histidine kinase, giving the protein MDKQQIVKSIEFLSQYVSIPFLYTVQYYFYKRFLEFKVKVEKFIICMLFFSIISFYVSKFQFGVLSKIVIDLIWLFIICFLCKGDFIIKLYAVTIENTVQVLISMAFFIVDFKVFPMTHNTNMSFNEHMIISAINVIFSDFARIILLFIFLKIICNLLSLKEKKIDLYESLSLLIPCLSVYSLANIFYFIQVIKINNKEYYLAYLFPRIYYVLPCVSFALMISILITAYIFEKMLKGKEETQKNMLMQQQFNLQCNYSKNVEGFYKEIRSVMHDMNNHLNCLKSLAINNNIEEIKGYIDSIGQAMNRLDFKIKTGNPVSDAVINEKYNIAKAEGIKFTCDFIMPKKTLIEPMDLCIILSNALDNSIEACKRIQNTSVDRKILIKSYIRGIYLIIEISNTYMYKIQYVEDKIITQKLDKLNHGIGICNIEAAVKKYNGIIDILQEKDMFVVNLMLKIK; this is encoded by the coding sequence ATGGATAAACAACAAATTGTTAAAAGTATAGAGTTTTTATCACAATACGTATCAATCCCTTTTTTATATACAGTTCAATATTACTTTTATAAAAGGTTTTTGGAATTTAAAGTAAAGGTGGAAAAATTCATTATATGCATGTTGTTTTTTTCAATTATTAGTTTTTACGTTTCGAAATTTCAATTTGGAGTATTAAGTAAAATAGTAATTGATTTAATTTGGCTATTTATAATATGTTTTTTATGCAAAGGAGATTTTATCATTAAACTTTATGCAGTTACCATTGAAAATACAGTACAAGTGCTTATTAGTATGGCTTTTTTTATAGTTGATTTTAAAGTTTTTCCTATGACTCATAATACAAATATGTCATTTAATGAACATATGATTATTAGTGCTATTAATGTTATATTCAGTGATTTTGCTAGAATTATTTTGTTATTTATATTTTTAAAGATTATTTGTAATTTGTTAAGCTTAAAGGAGAAAAAAATAGATTTGTATGAAAGCTTATCTCTATTAATTCCATGCTTGTCTGTTTACAGTTTGGCTAATATTTTCTATTTTATTCAGGTAATTAAAATTAATAATAAAGAATATTATCTAGCTTATTTGTTTCCCAGAATTTATTATGTTTTACCTTGTGTAAGTTTTGCACTTATGATATCCATATTGATCACAGCTTATATATTTGAAAAAATGCTTAAGGGGAAAGAAGAAACACAAAAGAATATGCTTATGCAGCAGCAGTTTAATTTACAGTGTAACTATAGTAAAAATGTTGAAGGATTTTATAAAGAAATAAGAAGTGTAATGCATGATATGAATAATCATCTTAATTGCTTAAAAAGTTTGGCTATAAATAATAATATAGAAGAAATTAAAGGTTATATTGATAGTATTGGACAGGCTATGAATAGGCTTGATTTTAAAATAAAAACAGGAAATCCTGTATCAGATGCAGTTATAAATGAAAAGTACAATATAGCTAAAGCTGAAGGAATAAAATTTACTTGTGATTTTATTATGCCTAAGAAAACTTTAATAGAACCGATGGATTTATGCATTATTTTAAGCAATGCCTTAGATAATTCAATTGAAGCTTGTAAGAGGATTCAGAATACTAGTGTTGATAGAAAAATACTTATAAAATCCTATATTAGAGGAATATATTTGATAATTGAAATTTCTAATACATATATGTATAAAATTCAGTACGTTGAAGATAAAATTATTACCCAAAAATTAGATAAACTTAATCATGGTATAGGAATTTGTAATATAGAGGCTGCTGTAAAAAAATATAATGGTATAATTGATATA